The Cygnus atratus isolate AKBS03 ecotype Queensland, Australia chromosome 19, CAtr_DNAZoo_HiC_assembly, whole genome shotgun sequence genome includes a window with the following:
- the SPACA9 gene encoding sperm acrosome-associated protein 9 isoform X3, producing MNEVKEALRTVEQHYKLFLQQQFTFIAALQHTRENAHDTIRPVASISQVQSYMDHYCNNSTDRRILNMFLNICNDLSKLCHKLEAVHPGNSTTNGILERCKLLLSHSNDLSTIRAKYPHDVVNHLSCDEAKNHYGGVVSLIPIVLDCMKEWLSHTEKLPRHVLRNAN from the exons ATGAACGAGGTAAAGGAGGCTCTAAGAACCGTAGAACAGCACTACAagctcttcctgcagcagcagttcacATTTATCGCAGCGCTGCAACACACCCGAGAGAACGCGCACGACACGATCAGACCCGTGGCGAGCATCAGCCAG GTCCAGTCCTACATGGACCATTACTGTAACAATTCCACGGACAGGCGCATCCTCAACATGTTCCTAAACATCTGTAATGACCTCAGCAAGCTCTGCCACAAGCTGGAAGCCGTGCATCCTGGTAACAGCACAACCAATGGCATTTTGGAAAGATGCAAGCTGCTCCTTAGCCACAGCAATGATCTGAGCACCATCCGAGCTAA GTATCCCCATGATGTTGTGAACCACCTGAGCTGTGATGAGGCCAAGAATCATTACGGAGGGGTGGTGAGCCTCATCCCCATCGTCCTAGACTGCATGAAGGAGTGGCTGTCCCACACGGAGAAGCTGCCGCGGCACGTGCTGCGTAAT GCAAATTAG
- the SPACA9 gene encoding sperm acrosome-associated protein 9 isoform X1 → MNEVKEALRTVEQHYKLFLQQQFTFIAALQHTRENAHDTIRPVASISQVQSYMDHYCNNSTDRRILNMFLNICNDLSKLCHKLEAVHPGNSTTNGILERCKLLLSHSNDLSTIRAKYPHDVVNHLSCDEAKNHYGGVVSLIPIVLDCMKEWLSHTEKLPRHVLRNVSGRSALSEKRAPEDEPARAAISQNPPSVHPEAQTSISNKDCVQVQGSKHVRKKHPNDTENHNGKLKSPWKPPGRHAF, encoded by the exons ATGAACGAGGTAAAGGAGGCTCTAAGAACCGTAGAACAGCACTACAagctcttcctgcagcagcagttcacATTTATCGCAGCGCTGCAACACACCCGAGAGAACGCGCACGACACGATCAGACCCGTGGCGAGCATCAGCCAG GTCCAGTCCTACATGGACCATTACTGTAACAATTCCACGGACAGGCGCATCCTCAACATGTTCCTAAACATCTGTAATGACCTCAGCAAGCTCTGCCACAAGCTGGAAGCCGTGCATCCTGGTAACAGCACAACCAATGGCATTTTGGAAAGATGCAAGCTGCTCCTTAGCCACAGCAATGATCTGAGCACCATCCGAGCTAA GTATCCCCATGATGTTGTGAACCACCTGAGCTGTGATGAGGCCAAGAATCATTACGGAGGGGTGGTGAGCCTCATCCCCATCGTCCTAGACTGCATGAAGGAGTGGCTGTCCCACACGGAGAAGCTGCCGCGGCACGTGCTGCGTAATGTGAGTGGTAGAAGTGCTCTCTCTGAGAAGAGGGCACCCGAGGATGAACCGGCTAGGGCAGCCATTTCCCAAAACCCACCTTCTGTCCACCCTGAAGCTCAGACCTCAATTAGTAACAAAGATTGTGTACAAGTGCAGGGGAGTAAGCATGTCAGAAAGAAGCACCCGAATGACACAGAAAATCACAATGGGAAACTGAAAAGTCCCTGGAAACCACCTGGTAGACATGCCTTTTAA
- the SPACA9 gene encoding sperm acrosome-associated protein 9 isoform X2, whose product MNEVKEALRTVEQHYKLFLQQQFTFIAALQHTRENAHDTIRPVASISQVQSYMDHYCNNSTDRRILNMFLNICNDLSKLCHKLEAVHPGNSTTNGILERCKLLLSHSNDLSTIRAKYPHDVVNHLSCDEAKNHYGGVVSLIPIVLDCMKEWLSHTEKLPRHVLRNAIAPVAK is encoded by the exons ATGAACGAGGTAAAGGAGGCTCTAAGAACCGTAGAACAGCACTACAagctcttcctgcagcagcagttcacATTTATCGCAGCGCTGCAACACACCCGAGAGAACGCGCACGACACGATCAGACCCGTGGCGAGCATCAGCCAG GTCCAGTCCTACATGGACCATTACTGTAACAATTCCACGGACAGGCGCATCCTCAACATGTTCCTAAACATCTGTAATGACCTCAGCAAGCTCTGCCACAAGCTGGAAGCCGTGCATCCTGGTAACAGCACAACCAATGGCATTTTGGAAAGATGCAAGCTGCTCCTTAGCCACAGCAATGATCTGAGCACCATCCGAGCTAA GTATCCCCATGATGTTGTGAACCACCTGAGCTGTGATGAGGCCAAGAATCATTACGGAGGGGTGGTGAGCCTCATCCCCATCGTCCTAGACTGCATGAAGGAGTGGCTGTCCCACACGGAGAAGCTGCCGCGGCACGTGCTGCGTAAT GCCATCGCACCTGTAGCTAAATAG